Proteins encoded within one genomic window of Cucumis sativus cultivar 9930 chromosome 3, Cucumber_9930_V3, whole genome shotgun sequence:
- the LOC101206408 gene encoding biotin--protein ligase 2 — protein sequence MLLANQLRYFGRPDSRFVFSVLNSSSFWSLSTIVASPPTPEFPINERARRRLFSLSFASGMDASPTCSLVLSGKTAVENETAKLLKRNDTLKLPDDTEISVLLHSEKDKPLEENGFRIDLYLNALSTDTFGRFLIWSPRVPSTQDVISHNFSNLPLGAVCVADVQFKGRGRSKNLWESPPGCLMFSFTIQMEDGRIVPLLQYVISLAITEAIKDICDKEGLPYIDLKIKWPNDLYVNDLKVGGVLCTSTYRLKKFNVTAGIGLNVDNDKPSTCLNEALTNLSSTPYKFRKEDILAFFFNKFERLYDVFINQGFRALEELYYQTWLHSGQRVVVQEKKEDQVVENVVTIQGLTSSGYLLAIGDDYQMCELHPDGNSLDFFKGLIKSKLV from the exons ATGTTGTTAGCTAACCAACTACGGTATTTCGGCAGGCCAGACTCTCGTTTCGTTTTCTCCGTCCTaaattcttcctctttttGGTCTCTGTCCACAATTGTTGCTTCACCGCCCACTCCag AGTTTCCAATTAACGAGAGGGCGAGAAGGAGATTGTTCTCTCTATCGTTTGCTTCAGGAATGGACGCTAGTCCAACCTGTTCGTTGGTTTTGAGTGGAAAAACGGCGGTTGAGAACGAAACTGCCAAATTGCTGAAGAGGAATGACACTTTGAAGCTCCCTGACGATACTGAAATTTCGGTTTTATTGCACTCAGAAAAGGATAAACCTTTGGAGGAAAATGGGTTTCGAATTGATTTGTATTTGAATGCTCTTTCTACTGATACTTTTGGTAGATTCCTCATTTGGTCTCCACGAGTTCCTTCTACTCAGGATGTTATTTCTCA CAACTTTAGCAACCTTCCACTGGGTGCTGTCTGTGTGGCTGATGTTCAGTTCAAGGGAAGAG GTCGATCAAAGAATTTGTGGGAATCTCCCCCTGGTTGCCTTATGTTTTCCTTTACCATTCAAATGGAAGATGGGCGTATTGTTCCTCTATTACAGTATGTAATATCTCTCGCTATTACTGAGGCCATAAAGGATATTTGCGACAAAGAG GGGTTACCCTatattgatttgaaaataaagtgGCCAAATGATCTTTATGTGAATGACCTGAAAGTTGGAGGCGTTCTTTGTACTTCAACATATAGATTGAAGAAGTTCAATGTTACTGCTg GTATAGGTTTGAATGTAGACAACGACAAACCATCAACATGCTTGAATGAAGCTCTTACAAATTTATCCAGTACACCTTACAAGTTCAGAAAAGAGGATATCTTAGCATTcttctttaacaaatttgaaagattgTATGatgttttcataaatcaaG GGTTTCGGGCTCTTGAGGAACTTTACTATCAGACATGGTTGCACAG TGGACAAAGAGTTGTTGTacaggaaaagaaagaagatcaaGTCGTGGAAAATGTAGTCACTATTCAG GGGTTGACATCTTCAGGATATTTGCTAGCTATTGGAGATGACTACCAAATGTGTGAACTTCATCCCGATGGAAATAG TTTGGACTTTTTCAAAGGACTAATCAAGAGCAAATTGGTGTAA